A single uncultured Acetobacterium sp. DNA region contains:
- the amrS gene encoding AmmeMemoRadiSam system radical SAM enzyme, whose translation MSKIVCQLCPHHCKLDQDEIGFCRARINKKDVIEALNYGIVTAISLDPIEKKPLRRFFPGTKILSVGSFGCNLRCSFCQNYEISMAGIEEAHGRRMSPESLVSNAIRLVDEGNIGLAYTYNEPLVGYEFVRDCAKAIKKNGLKNVLVTNGNFCEEPIREILPDIDALNIDLKAFTQAFYKKIKGDLETVKQTIKIASEYSHVEVTTLIIPGENDSEAEIRALSQWLGSVDKTIPLHLSRFFPRYEMGDREATEINEVYHLADIARESLEFVYAGNC comes from the coding sequence GTGAGTAAAATAGTTTGTCAGCTCTGTCCGCATCATTGTAAATTAGACCAGGATGAGATCGGATTTTGTCGCGCCAGAATTAACAAAAAAGATGTGATTGAAGCGCTAAATTATGGAATCGTAACAGCCATTTCATTGGATCCCATCGAAAAAAAACCATTGCGTCGCTTTTTCCCGGGAACTAAAATTCTTTCAGTAGGGAGCTTCGGCTGTAATTTAAGGTGTTCCTTTTGTCAGAACTACGAAATTTCCATGGCCGGAATCGAAGAAGCTCATGGGCGCAGAATGAGCCCCGAAAGCCTAGTAAGCAACGCCATTAGATTGGTCGATGAAGGGAATATCGGTCTGGCCTATACCTACAATGAACCGCTAGTCGGCTATGAATTTGTCAGAGACTGCGCCAAAGCGATCAAGAAAAACGGTTTGAAGAATGTCCTGGTTACCAACGGAAACTTTTGTGAAGAACCGATTCGGGAGATCCTGCCGGATATTGATGCCTTGAACATTGACTTGAAAGCATTTACCCAGGCGTTTTATAAAAAAATAAAAGGTGATCTGGAAACGGTGAAACAAACCATCAAAATTGCCAGTGAGTATAGTCATGTGGAAGTAACCACATTAATTATACCTGGCGAAAATGACAGTGAAGCGGAAATACGGGCATTGTCTCAATGGCTGGGTTCTGTCGACAAGACCATTCCCCTGCATTTGTCACGGTTTTTCCCGAGATACGAAATGGGGGATCGGGAAGCCACTGAGATTAATGAGGTTTATCATCTTGCCGATATTGCCAGGGAGTCCTTGGAATTTGTCTATGCTGGAAATTGTTGA
- a CDS encoding transcription repressor NadR gives MKKQKRQDAIVKTLRSSREPVSGTALSEIFQVSRQSIVQDIALLKAAHYNIISTNKGYILIDPPPKEQVFKVYHAHEEIADELYTIVDAGGFVKDVFIIHDLYGKIQVDLFLATRADVDAFVAGLEEKQTSPLMKLTDKYHYHTVEATSDAILQAVEKRLKEKGYLITPGDF, from the coding sequence ATGAAAAAACAAAAGCGACAAGATGCTATTGTCAAAACCCTGCGGTCTTCCCGGGAACCCGTTTCGGGAACGGCGCTGTCAGAAATTTTTCAAGTAAGTCGTCAGAGCATTGTCCAGGATATTGCACTCCTAAAAGCGGCGCACTACAATATTATCTCAACCAATAAGGGCTATATTTTGATCGATCCGCCGCCAAAAGAGCAGGTCTTCAAGGTCTATCATGCTCACGAAGAAATCGCGGATGAGCTTTACACCATCGTCGATGCCGGTGGTTTTGTGAAGGATGTGTTCATCATTCATGATCTTTACGGAAAGATCCAGGTCGATCTGTTTCTGGCCACCAGAGCGGACGTGGATGCCTTTGTTGCTGGGTTAGAAGAAAAGCAGACCAGCCCGCTGATGAAGCTCACCGACAAATATCATTATCATACCGTCGAAGCAACTTCGGATGCCATTCTTCAAGCAGTGGAAAAGCGTTTAAAAGAAAAAGGATATTTAATCACCCCGGGTGATTTTTAA
- the nadC gene encoding carboxylating nicotinate-nucleotide diphosphorylase: MNESITKKLNMDPLILLALKEDVTSEDITTNAVVKKDSRGQVDLIAKEAGIIAGLTVYQRVFELLDETAKVEKYVNDGDCVKPGDRLAVVDADARTLLTGERTALNYLQRMSGIATHTQKVAKHLIGTKTKLLDTRKTTPNMRIFEKYAVTVGGGYNHRYNLSDGILIKDNHINAAGGIKEAIAAAKAYAPFVRKIEVEVENLKMLKEALEAGADIIMLDNMDIDTMKEAINIIAGRAVTECSGNVTEARLKELAGIGVDFISCGALTHSSPILDLSMKNLRIL, encoded by the coding sequence TTGAACGAATCGATAACAAAAAAGCTTAACATGGATCCCCTGATATTGCTGGCGCTTAAAGAAGATGTTACCAGTGAAGACATTACCACCAACGCAGTTGTCAAAAAAGACTCACGAGGACAGGTGGACCTGATTGCCAAAGAAGCCGGCATCATTGCTGGCTTGACGGTTTATCAACGGGTTTTCGAACTGCTGGATGAAACTGCCAAAGTGGAAAAATATGTCAATGACGGGGATTGCGTCAAACCTGGAGATCGCTTAGCAGTGGTCGATGCCGATGCCAGAACCTTGCTAACCGGGGAACGAACGGCGCTAAACTATCTGCAACGAATGAGCGGCATTGCCACCCACACCCAAAAAGTCGCAAAACACCTGATCGGAACCAAAACAAAATTACTGGATACCCGCAAAACAACCCCCAATATGCGCATTTTTGAGAAATATGCAGTCACCGTTGGTGGCGGTTATAATCACCGCTATAATTTGTCGGATGGAATTTTAATCAAAGACAATCACATCAATGCCGCTGGCGGGATTAAAGAAGCTATTGCAGCGGCCAAAGCATACGCCCCCTTTGTCCGGAAAATTGAAGTGGAAGTGGAAAATCTGAAGATGTTAAAAGAAGCTCTGGAAGCCGGTGCCGACATCATCATGCTGGATAACATGGATATCGACACCATGAAAGAAGCTATCAATATCATCGCTGGCCGAGCAGTAACCGAGTGTTCCGGGAATGTCACCGAAGCACGCTTAAAGGAATTGGCCGGTATCGGCGTGGATTTTATTTCCTGCGGAGCCCTGACCCACTCATCGCCAATTCTTGACTTATCGATGAAAAATCTGCGGATTTTATAG
- a CDS encoding L-aspartate oxidase produces the protein MNGKTDIIVVGTGASGLFYALNVPIDKQILMITKTTVDESDSYLAQGGICVLRDEDDYDSFFEDTLKAGHYENDHASVDVMIRTSPEIISDLISLGVEFEKNNGELAYTKEGAHSKARILYHEDLTGKEITSKLLAQVKKRNNITIIENMAMVDLICQNNACTGVVASDAAGEIHLFEADYVVLATGGLGGLFHSSTNLAHLTGDAIAIALKRQIELENISYIQIHPTTLYSQKPGRRFLISESVRGEGAVLYNRKMQRFVDELLPRDLLTKAIHEQMEQDESDFVWLSMQDMGSAVIKNRFPNIYQHCLEEGYDITRECIPVTPAQHYFMGGIRVDLKSRTSMNHLYAIGEISCNRVHGANRLASNSLLESLVFAKRAANDTMNKYEISKDYQLNINMDDYQDLERLKADYKTIILDEIERSKVIERIDNKKA, from the coding sequence ATGAACGGGAAAACAGATATTATTGTTGTGGGAACCGGCGCATCCGGCTTGTTTTATGCCCTTAATGTCCCGATCGATAAGCAGATTTTAATGATTACCAAGACAACCGTGGATGAAAGTGATTCCTACCTGGCCCAAGGGGGAATCTGTGTGTTGAGGGACGAGGATGACTATGACAGTTTCTTCGAAGATACCTTAAAAGCCGGACATTACGAAAATGATCACGCTTCAGTGGATGTGATGATCCGAACTTCCCCGGAAATCATTTCAGACCTCATTTCGTTGGGTGTGGAATTTGAAAAGAACAATGGCGAGCTGGCCTATACCAAAGAAGGCGCTCATTCAAAGGCCCGGATTTTATATCATGAAGATTTAACCGGCAAAGAAATCACCAGCAAACTGTTAGCTCAGGTAAAAAAACGAAATAATATTACCATCATCGAAAATATGGCAATGGTCGATCTGATCTGCCAAAACAATGCCTGTACTGGGGTGGTGGCCAGTGATGCGGCTGGTGAAATCCATTTATTCGAAGCCGACTATGTGGTTTTGGCAACCGGCGGATTAGGGGGGCTGTTTCATAGTTCTACTAATTTAGCGCATCTCACCGGGGATGCTATCGCCATTGCTTTGAAGCGGCAAATCGAATTGGAAAACATCAGCTACATTCAAATCCATCCCACTACCCTTTACTCACAAAAGCCAGGCCGTCGTTTTTTAATCTCCGAATCGGTTCGGGGGGAAGGGGCGGTGTTGTATAATCGTAAGATGCAACGTTTTGTGGATGAGCTGCTGCCCCGGGATCTGCTCACCAAGGCCATCCATGAACAGATGGAACAGGACGAAAGTGATTTTGTCTGGCTGTCGATGCAGGATATGGGCAGTGCGGTGATTAAAAACCGTTTTCCCAATATTTATCAGCATTGTCTGGAAGAAGGTTATGATATTACCCGAGAATGTATCCCGGTGACCCCGGCTCAGCATTATTTTATGGGCGGAATCCGGGTGGATTTAAAAAGCCGAACCTCCATGAATCATTTGTATGCCATTGGCGAAATCAGCTGCAATCGCGTTCATGGTGCCAATCGGTTAGCCAGCAATTCCCTGTTGGAAAGCTTGGTCTTTGCAAAAAGAGCTGCAAATGATACAATGAATAAATATGAGATCTCAAAAGATTATCAACTGAACATTAACATGGATGACTATCAGGATCTGGAGCGATTAAAAGCCGATTATAAAACAATCATCCTGGACGAAATCGAAAGGAGCAAGGTCATTGAACGAATCGATAACAAAAAAGCTTAA
- the nadA gene encoding quinolinate synthase NadA encodes MKEILSKIEALKNEKDAVILAHYYVNDEIQEIADYVGDSYYLSKIAVEVPQKVIVFCGVTFMGESAKILSPEKTVIMPEANADCPMAHMATIEKIKEVQEKYDDLAVVCYINSTAEIKKVVDVCVTSANALKIVKALPQQNIYFVPDENLGRYIASKIPEKNFIFNNGYCHVHDEIMIDEVEDAKAAHPDAKVLVHPECTMPIIEAADYVGSTSGIIDYATASAAEAFIICTEIGILYQLKKNNPDKEFYLVNKNQVCPNMKKISLPKVAYALENEINQVEVDDETRTKAVLALEKMLELSK; translated from the coding sequence TTGAAAGAGATCTTGTCGAAAATAGAAGCATTGAAGAATGAAAAGGATGCAGTAATCCTCGCCCATTATTATGTGAATGATGAAATTCAGGAAATAGCAGATTATGTGGGTGATTCCTATTATTTGAGCAAAATTGCCGTTGAGGTACCCCAAAAAGTGATTGTTTTTTGCGGAGTTACCTTTATGGGTGAAAGTGCGAAAATTCTCAGTCCGGAAAAAACAGTGATTATGCCTGAAGCCAATGCCGATTGTCCCATGGCCCATATGGCTACCATTGAAAAAATTAAAGAAGTTCAGGAGAAATACGATGATCTGGCGGTAGTGTGTTATATCAATTCAACCGCCGAAATAAAAAAAGTTGTGGATGTTTGTGTTACCTCCGCCAATGCCTTAAAAATTGTCAAGGCACTGCCCCAGCAGAATATTTATTTTGTCCCAGATGAAAATCTGGGTAGATACATCGCCAGCAAAATTCCCGAAAAGAATTTTATCTTTAATAATGGCTATTGTCATGTTCATGATGAAATCATGATCGATGAGGTAGAAGACGCCAAAGCTGCCCATCCCGATGCCAAAGTACTGGTGCATCCCGAATGTACCATGCCGATCATTGAGGCTGCCGATTATGTGGGCAGTACCTCAGGGATTATTGATTATGCCACCGCCAGCGCTGCCGAAGCGTTTATAATTTGCACCGAAATTGGTATCTTATATCAGCTCAAGAAAAATAATCCCGATAAAGAATTCTATCTCGTCAACAAAAATCAGGTCTGTCCCAATATGAAAAAAATCTCCTTGCCCAAAGTGGCCTATGCCCTGGAAAATGAAATCAATCAGGTGGAAGTCGATGACGAAACCCGGACAAAAGCGGTTTTAGCTCTGGAAAAAATGTTGGAGTTGTCAAAATGA
- a CDS encoding CHAD domain-containing protein produces MEMMMEKLSRLLMENQGRYQKGLLLPEIPPIKSVKIVSSQPNLNIKSKKKVGAAVDIILKNGFNEIINAFDYFFENPDDPEGVHQVRVRIRKYRAILAFFMPIFEAEKYNVQQETLRNLGLLFGEVRQLDVLLDEITVMEGDSVLPICEFAEIKRYLVGKREAAFKNLIDNLQTDQFALDLLDILVWKLNQPWVEGSPDLNISIKAYAKNHIDIWLKKIKKSMKNLDVKQQREVHKVRIKSKKLRYVIDQLSSILDKKTRKSMDQFEKIQDDLGYFHDVFANKQMLDQFISASANCQLYYQAGIIFGWQMMAGNQKITKYLK; encoded by the coding sequence ATGGAAATGATGATGGAAAAGCTCTCGCGGCTATTGATGGAAAATCAGGGTCGCTATCAGAAGGGTTTGTTGCTCCCCGAAATACCACCGATAAAATCGGTTAAAATTGTTAGCAGTCAACCAAACCTGAATATAAAATCAAAAAAAAAGGTGGGCGCTGCGGTTGATATCATTCTGAAAAATGGTTTTAATGAAATCATTAATGCTTTCGATTATTTTTTTGAAAATCCCGATGATCCCGAAGGCGTTCATCAGGTTCGGGTGCGGATCAGAAAATATCGGGCAATACTGGCTTTTTTTATGCCGATATTTGAAGCCGAAAAATACAACGTGCAACAGGAAACCTTGCGAAATTTGGGGCTTCTATTTGGTGAAGTGAGACAGTTAGATGTGCTTTTAGATGAAATTACCGTTATGGAAGGGGATAGCGTTCTGCCCATTTGTGAGTTCGCCGAAATCAAACGCTATTTAGTGGGAAAACGAGAAGCAGCATTCAAAAATCTGATCGATAACTTGCAGACCGATCAGTTTGCCCTGGACTTATTGGACATTTTGGTTTGGAAGCTTAATCAGCCTTGGGTAGAGGGCTCTCCAGATCTTAATATTTCGATAAAAGCTTACGCTAAAAATCATATTGACATTTGGTTAAAAAAAATAAAAAAAAGTATGAAAAATCTCGATGTCAAGCAGCAGCGCGAAGTACATAAGGTGCGGATAAAAAGCAAAAAACTCCGCTATGTTATTGATCAATTATCATCGATTCTTGATAAGAAGACCCGAAAATCGATGGATCAATTCGAGAAGATTCAGGATGATTTGGGCTATTTTCACGATGTTTTTGCCAATAAACAAATGCTCGATCAATTCATTTCAGCCAGCGCAAATTGTCAACTCTACTATCAGGCCGGAATTATCTTCGGTTGGCAAATGATGGCGGGAAATCAAAAGATTACAAAATATCTTAAATAA
- a CDS encoding sulfate/molybdate ABC transporter ATP-binding protein: MEFFVDVKKKFNGFQLDVKLQSQEEIIGILGASGSGKSMLLRCIAGLVKPDEGKIIINGKTFFDSEKKINLSMRDRKVGFLFQNYALFPNMTIEENIAFGLDKLPKPEKKNRVTALLEKYHLGDIGKRYPTQISGGQQQRVALARAVAVEPDILLLDEPFSALDVHLRNHMMKEMSESLKEYQGLTLFVTHNREEAYRLSDYIAVFNTGKLEVFGQKDAIFKSPGSLETAKITGCKNIVKAMRISDNQLDVAEWGITLRTEMKIEHNTGFMGIRANQVKLINEQDCPEENCFKVWIADESDGPFRTSLYLKIGSKPKSLDDFHIQCEISREERNHLYDLSEPFVIYINPNYVFFVNQ, translated from the coding sequence ATGGAATTTTTTGTTGATGTAAAAAAGAAGTTTAACGGCTTTCAGCTGGATGTGAAGCTTCAATCGCAGGAAGAGATCATTGGTATACTGGGCGCTTCCGGTTCAGGAAAAAGCATGTTACTGCGATGCATCGCCGGATTGGTGAAGCCGGATGAAGGAAAAATTATCATCAATGGCAAAACATTCTTCGATTCAGAGAAAAAAATCAATCTTTCCATGAGGGACAGAAAGGTCGGATTCCTTTTTCAGAACTATGCCCTTTTCCCCAATATGACCATTGAAGAAAATATTGCTTTTGGGCTCGACAAGCTGCCTAAACCTGAGAAAAAGAATCGCGTCACGGCTCTTCTTGAAAAATACCATCTGGGTGATATTGGCAAACGCTATCCCACCCAAATATCCGGAGGACAGCAGCAACGGGTGGCACTGGCCAGGGCGGTGGCGGTTGAACCAGATATTTTATTATTGGATGAACCATTTTCAGCATTGGATGTGCATCTCCGCAATCATATGATGAAAGAAATGTCAGAATCACTAAAAGAATACCAGGGTTTGACTCTTTTTGTAACCCATAATCGTGAGGAAGCCTATCGCTTATCTGATTATATTGCCGTTTTCAACACCGGGAAGCTTGAAGTTTTCGGACAGAAAGATGCCATTTTTAAATCGCCGGGATCGCTGGAAACAGCCAAAATAACTGGTTGTAAAAACATCGTCAAAGCCATGCGGATTTCTGATAATCAATTGGATGTAGCGGAGTGGGGGATAACCCTGCGAACCGAAATGAAGATTGAACACAATACCGGATTCATGGGAATTCGAGCGAATCAGGTCAAACTTATCAATGAGCAGGATTGCCCGGAAGAGAACTGTTTCAAGGTCTGGATTGCCGATGAAAGCGACGGTCCATTCCGGACGTCGCTGTATTTAAAAATAGGATCTAAGCCTAAAAGTCTGGATGATTTCCATATTCAATGTGAGATCAGCCGGGAAGAACGGAATCATTTATATGACCTCTCGGAACCATTTGTCATTTATATCAATCCGAACTATGTTTTCTTTGTGAATCAATAA
- the modB gene encoding molybdate ABC transporter permease subunit — MNFDFSPAWISIKVTLIATVINFFLGLSIAWLLTNYKGKWKGLIDGILTLPLVLPPTVVGFGILLLVGKNGPIGNFLEIFGVNIIFSWYAAVLAAIVVAFPLMYKTSMGAFEQVDPNVLSAARTLGASEWKVFWRVAVPVARPGIAAATALTFARSLGEFGATLMVAGSIPGKTETIPIAIYFATSSGEMQVALIWVLIIFVISLSVLVINNYWESYKKKERQGVGG; from the coding sequence ATCAATTTTGACTTTTCACCGGCATGGATTTCCATCAAGGTTACCTTGATCGCGACAGTCATCAATTTTTTTCTGGGATTATCCATCGCCTGGTTGCTGACCAACTATAAAGGAAAATGGAAGGGCTTAATTGATGGTATTCTAACACTCCCCCTTGTTTTGCCACCAACGGTAGTCGGCTTTGGAATATTATTATTGGTTGGCAAAAATGGTCCGATTGGAAATTTCCTGGAGATCTTCGGGGTAAATATTATTTTTTCATGGTATGCGGCTGTTCTGGCCGCAATTGTTGTGGCGTTTCCATTGATGTATAAAACTTCCATGGGTGCGTTTGAACAAGTTGACCCCAACGTTCTAAGTGCCGCAAGAACCCTGGGAGCTTCTGAATGGAAGGTCTTTTGGCGAGTCGCGGTACCTGTTGCGAGACCGGGAATTGCTGCCGCAACGGCTTTAACTTTTGCCAGAAGTCTAGGCGAATTTGGAGCGACCCTGATGGTTGCCGGGAGTATCCCGGGAAAAACCGAAACCATCCCCATTGCCATCTATTTTGCCACCTCGAGTGGAGAAATGCAGGTCGCCCTGATCTGGGTACTGATTATTTTTGTCATCTCATTATCGGTATTAGTGATTAACAACTATTGGGAAAGCTATAAAAAGAAAGAGCGGCAGGGGGTTGGAGGATGA
- the modA gene encoding molybdate ABC transporter substrate-binding protein, whose amino-acid sequence MKLFKRGIVLVALLSMVFALAGCQSTAKEETKSEPVALTISAAASLKDAMAEIQTLYLKEEPNTTLTLNFGSSGSLAQQIQQGAAVDVFMSASTKDMTTLKDASLLNDDTIKNILGNEVVLVVPKDSATTINDFAQVVDPAIANIGIGEPTTVPAGQYAVDVFTYYNVMDQITAKLVYGKDVKEVLSWVETGNVSAGVVYSTDAKASSGVKVVATAPAASHKPIVYPAAVIKASTNQDPAKAFVDFLSSDAAKAIFVKYGFTTL is encoded by the coding sequence ATGAAATTGTTTAAAAGAGGAATTGTATTGGTTGCATTGTTGTCAATGGTCTTTGCCCTGGCCGGTTGTCAGTCAACCGCTAAGGAAGAAACCAAGTCGGAACCGGTAGCATTAACTATTTCAGCGGCAGCAAGTTTGAAAGATGCCATGGCAGAAATTCAGACCTTGTATTTAAAAGAGGAGCCAAATACTACTTTAACCCTCAACTTTGGTTCATCGGGATCACTTGCTCAGCAAATTCAGCAAGGTGCAGCAGTTGATGTATTTATGTCAGCGTCAACCAAAGATATGACAACATTAAAAGATGCGTCGTTATTAAATGATGATACAATAAAAAACATCCTTGGAAATGAAGTGGTTTTGGTAGTGCCTAAAGATTCAGCCACCACCATTAATGATTTTGCTCAGGTTGTGGATCCTGCCATCGCTAATATTGGGATTGGCGAACCAACAACGGTGCCTGCTGGTCAATATGCGGTAGACGTGTTTACTTATTATAACGTGATGGATCAAATTACAGCTAAGCTTGTCTATGGTAAAGATGTAAAAGAAGTGCTAAGTTGGGTAGAAACTGGCAATGTTAGTGCTGGTGTAGTATACTCAACTGATGCAAAAGCTTCAAGCGGTGTAAAAGTTGTGGCTACCGCCCCAGCGGCTTCACATAAACCGATTGTTTACCCGGCTGCTGTCATTAAAGCAAGTACCAATCAGGACCCGGCAAAGGCGTTTGTGGACTTCTTAAGCAGCGATGCAGCCAAAGCTATCTTTGTTAAATACGGATTTACTACACTATAA
- a CDS encoding helix-turn-helix domain-containing protein: MNDELLYTPEEISQKLKITKNTVYEMIKRGDLDAHRLGKHLRISQSQFETYLLKSKGSANQYQGIVLLENDEKFVQVNDVKIHVHTDLTGEVKLSIRPEDIILSLEPFTSSARNIFKGTVADLVSSDDGVKVILDIGIPMMSLITEKSLENMNISKGCDLYAVFKTMSINVYK, from the coding sequence ATGAATGACGAACTTTTATATACCCCTGAAGAAATTAGTCAAAAACTTAAAATAACTAAAAACACCGTTTATGAAATGATCAAACGAGGGGATCTTGATGCCCATCGACTTGGTAAACATCTGCGTATTTCCCAATCTCAGTTTGAAACCTATTTATTAAAATCTAAGGGCTCTGCCAATCAGTATCAAGGCATTGTTTTGTTAGAAAATGATGAGAAATTTGTCCAGGTTAATGATGTCAAAATTCATGTTCACACCGACTTGACCGGAGAAGTAAAACTCTCGATTCGGCCTGAGGATATCATCCTCAGTCTTGAACCCTTTACCAGCAGCGCCCGAAATATCTTTAAGGGTACCGTTGCTGATCTCGTCTCAAGCGACGATGGCGTTAAGGTCATTTTAGACATTGGCATTCCCATGATGTCGCTTATTACCGAGAAATCCTTGGAGAATATGAACATCAGCAAAGGTTGTGATCTTTACGCTGTTTTTAAAACCATGTCCATTAATGTTTATAAATAA
- a CDS encoding helix-turn-helix transcriptional regulator: MENNTALTAQDVADILKIAKNTVYELIKRGELNSYKVGRKVRFTLSDVEEYIARSKCIQKPLSGELIQPTPQPQVTPNSMLSGSDFIICGQDLMLDVLSSHIEKQAPGTRTLRSYIGSYNSLVALYQGHVQVATAHLWDGDTGAYNIPFVRRLLPGIPTVIIHLTCRIQGFYVAKGNPKNIHTIADLAQPGLTMINREKGSGSRILLDEHLRLLGINGNLINGYHRESQSHFAVASTVGRGGADVAVGQEKVANQIKGIEFIPLQKERYELVVKKEDFASAPIQAILEILHSEEFRLEFEGIEGYEIAEMGTIIAEI; the protein is encoded by the coding sequence ATGGAAAATAATACCGCTTTAACTGCTCAAGATGTTGCAGATATATTGAAGATCGCCAAAAACACGGTTTATGAGTTGATTAAACGGGGCGAATTGAATTCCTATAAGGTTGGCCGAAAGGTTCGCTTTACGCTCAGTGATGTGGAAGAATACATCGCCCGCTCCAAATGTATTCAAAAACCCCTGTCTGGCGAATTAATTCAGCCTACTCCCCAGCCTCAAGTTACACCAAATTCCATGCTCTCGGGGAGTGATTTTATTATCTGTGGTCAGGATTTAATGCTGGATGTTTTATCCAGTCATATCGAAAAACAAGCGCCCGGAACCCGTACCCTCCGCTCATATATTGGTAGTTACAACAGTTTGGTAGCCTTGTATCAAGGCCATGTTCAGGTTGCCACCGCTCATCTTTGGGATGGTGACACCGGAGCCTATAACATCCCCTTTGTCCGACGACTGCTCCCGGGAATTCCAACTGTAATCATTCATCTAACCTGCCGGATTCAGGGTTTTTACGTAGCTAAGGGTAATCCTAAAAACATTCACACGATCGCGGATTTAGCCCAACCGGGTCTCACCATGATCAACCGGGAAAAAGGCTCTGGATCCCGGATCCTCTTGGACGAACACCTGCGTTTACTGGGCATTAACGGTAATTTGATTAACGGTTATCACCGGGAGAGCCAGTCCCATTTTGCCGTTGCCAGCACCGTTGGCCGAGGCGGTGCTGATGTTGCAGTAGGTCAAGAAAAAGTGGCCAATCAGATTAAAGGGATTGAATTTATTCCGCTTCAAAAAGAACGCTATGAATTAGTCGTTAAAAAGGAAGATTTTGCTTCTGCACCGATTCAGGCTATTCTTGAAATTCTCCACTCGGAAGAATTCCGGCTGGAGTTTGAAGGAATCGAAGGCTATGAGATTGCCGAAATGGGAACTATTATCGCTGAAATATAA